The following are from one region of the Desulfovibrio sp. Huiquan2017 genome:
- a CDS encoding sigma-54 dependent transcriptional regulator, whose translation MAANILILDDEKNYLLILESILEDEGYHVTTLSDPEMGLAYLEDSEVDVVLTDMKMPGLTGQDVLEHCKKNYPHIPVLIMTAFGSIEAAVEAMRIGAYDYITKPFANEELLLSISKAVQYASTQQENIRLKKEIRDRYSKGNIIARGKGMQQVLDMVDRAAPSKSTVLILGESGTGKELIARAIHTSSPRREAPFITVNCMALNPGVLESELFGHEKGSFTGATAMRKGRFEQANKGTLFLDEIGELTPELQVKLLRVLQEHQIERVGGTETFDVDIRIVAATNKNLQDAVARGEFREDLFYRLNVVSIFLPPLRERREDIPLLAAHFLEKYNKENQMEITGFTSAAMDYLSAYEWPGNVRQLENVVERCTVLARADVIDADDLPPEIKDEEAQFKSAVDLLPAKLNLADTMDKIEGALVKRALVRTDFVQVKAAEMLGLSKSNLQYKLKKYGLTGKAK comes from the coding sequence ATGGCCGCAAACATCCTGATTCTCGACGACGAAAAAAACTATCTGCTCATCCTGGAATCCATCCTGGAGGACGAGGGGTACCACGTGACCACCTTGTCCGACCCGGAGATGGGCCTGGCCTATCTCGAAGACTCCGAGGTGGACGTGGTCCTGACGGACATGAAGATGCCCGGCCTGACCGGCCAGGACGTGCTTGAACACTGCAAAAAGAACTATCCGCACATCCCGGTGCTGATCATGACCGCCTTCGGCTCCATCGAGGCCGCGGTGGAGGCCATGCGCATCGGGGCCTACGACTACATCACCAAGCCCTTCGCCAACGAGGAGCTGCTCCTGTCCATCTCCAAGGCCGTGCAGTACGCCTCCACCCAGCAGGAGAACATCCGGCTGAAAAAGGAGATCCGCGACCGCTACTCCAAGGGCAACATCATTGCCCGGGGCAAGGGCATGCAGCAGGTCCTGGACATGGTCGATCGCGCCGCGCCGAGCAAATCCACGGTGCTCATCCTGGGCGAGTCCGGCACGGGCAAGGAGCTCATCGCCCGAGCCATCCACACCTCCTCGCCCCGGCGCGAGGCCCCCTTCATCACGGTCAACTGCATGGCGCTGAATCCCGGGGTGCTCGAATCCGAACTTTTCGGCCATGAAAAGGGCTCCTTCACCGGGGCCACGGCCATGCGCAAGGGACGCTTCGAGCAGGCCAACAAGGGCACACTCTTCCTGGACGAGATCGGCGAACTGACCCCCGAGCTCCAGGTCAAGCTCTTGCGCGTGCTCCAGGAACACCAGATCGAGCGCGTGGGCGGCACCGAGACCTTTGACGTGGACATCCGCATCGTGGCCGCCACCAACAAGAATCTCCAGGACGCCGTGGCCCGGGGCGAGTTTCGCGAAGACCTCTTCTACCGCCTCAACGTGGTCTCCATCTTCCTGCCGCCCCTGCGCGAACGGCGCGAGGACATCCCGCTGCTGGCCGCGCATTTCCTTGAAAAATACAACAAGGAAAACCAGATGGAGATCACCGGTTTCACCTCGGCGGCCATGGACTATCTGTCGGCCTACGAATGGCCGGGCAACGTCCGCCAGCTCGAAAACGTGGTCGAGCGGTGCACGGTCCTGGCGCGGGCCGACGTTATCGACGCCGATGACCTGCCGCCCGAGATCAAGGACGAGGAAGCCCAGTTCAAGTCCGCCGTGGACCTGCTGCCCGCCAAGCTGAACCTGGCCGACACCATGGACAAGATCGAGGGCGCCCTGGTCAAGCGCGCCCTGGTCCGCACCGACTTCGTCCAGGTCAAGGCCGCCGAAATGCTCGGCCTGTCCAAGTCCAACCTGCAATATAAACTGAAAAAATACGGCCTGACGGGCAAGGCGAAATAA
- a CDS encoding ATP-grasp domain-containing protein encodes MIVLDYPYVSRLLVDSVLELGLPVLDTPQARTLAGDAPLDYIDEIEFSARLALGGKVYTNSENGLGHVLRCRCNEDLARQIDICKDKALFRETVAALHPGYRFLRVPFEGLTESAIPDIPCPFIVKPTRGFFSLGVHVVNTPADWPAVVRAIAAERAALNDEYPETVVSGGEFLVEQSIPGEEYAIDVYFDAEGNPVITNILHHHFISEDDVSDRLYYTSAGIIETWMLPFTDYLREVARECAFRNFVTHIEVRVTADGDIIPIEANPLRFAGWCVADLTSFAWGFNPYECYFKELRPDWDAILTENRGMATLMVIGDLPSGLDRSRIRGIDYAGFRAFFSNILEFREIDYHQYPVFAFAFAAIPEDELEAFKAALAQDFTRFAIMD; translated from the coding sequence ATGATCGTCCTCGACTACCCCTATGTCTCCCGGCTCCTTGTGGATTCCGTCCTGGAACTCGGCCTGCCCGTGCTCGACACGCCCCAGGCCAGGACTCTGGCCGGGGACGCCCCCCTGGACTATATCGACGAAATCGAGTTCTCCGCCCGTCTCGCCCTGGGCGGCAAGGTCTACACCAACTCCGAAAACGGACTGGGACACGTCCTGCGCTGCCGCTGCAATGAAGACCTTGCCCGCCAGATCGACATCTGCAAAGACAAGGCGCTCTTCCGCGAGACCGTGGCCGCGCTGCATCCGGGCTACCGTTTCCTGCGCGTTCCCTTCGAGGGGTTGACCGAATCCGCCATCCCGGACATACCCTGCCCGTTCATCGTCAAGCCCACGCGCGGGTTCTTCTCCCTAGGCGTGCACGTGGTCAACACGCCCGCCGACTGGCCTGCCGTGGTCCGGGCCATCGCGGCCGAACGCGCCGCCCTCAACGACGAATATCCCGAGACCGTGGTCAGCGGCGGCGAGTTCCTCGTCGAACAGTCCATCCCGGGCGAGGAATACGCCATCGACGTCTACTTCGACGCCGAGGGCAACCCGGTGATCACCAACATCCTGCACCACCATTTTATTTCCGAGGACGACGTCTCGGACCGCCTCTACTACACCTCGGCCGGGATCATCGAAACCTGGATGCTGCCCTTCACCGACTATCTCCGCGAGGTGGCCAGGGAGTGCGCCTTCCGCAATTTCGTCACCCACATCGAAGTGCGCGTCACCGCCGACGGCGACATCATCCCCATCGAGGCCAACCCCCTGCGCTTCGCGGGCTGGTGCGTGGCCGACCTGACCTCCTTCGCCTGGGGCTTCAACCCCTACGAGTGTTATTTCAAGGAGCTGCGGCCGGACTGGGACGCCATCCTGACCGAAAACCGGGGCATGGCCACCCTCATGGTCATCGGCGACCTGCCTTCCGGGCTCGACCGCTCCCGCATTCGCGGCATCGACTATGCCGGGTTCCGGGCGTTTTTCTCCAACATCCTGGAATTTAGAGAAATCGACTACCACCAGTACCCGGTTTTCGCCTTTGCCTTCGCCGCCATTCCCGAAGACGAACTCGAAGCGTTCAAAGCCGCCCTCGCCCAGGACTTCACCCGCTTCGCGATCATGGACTAG
- a CDS encoding DnaJ family domain-containing protein has translation MFNVTAVIAEELIRKAQEEGKFDDLEGMGQPLAPDEAANLPPELRMAYRILKSSGHLPPDILEEKEITCAIDLLEHMDDEQERYRQVQKLNVMIMQMNERRNRPVTLDSSSDYYRRIVEKVRLAEERFGNPDKGHQ, from the coding sequence ATGTTCAACGTCACGGCGGTCATCGCCGAAGAGCTCATCCGCAAGGCCCAGGAGGAGGGCAAATTCGACGACCTCGAAGGCATGGGACAGCCCCTTGCGCCCGACGAAGCCGCGAACCTGCCCCCTGAGCTGCGCATGGCCTACCGCATCCTCAAGAGCTCCGGGCACCTGCCGCCGGACATCCTTGAGGAAAAGGAGATCACCTGCGCCATCGACCTGCTCGAACATATGGATGACGAGCAGGAGCGGTACCGCCAGGTGCAGAAGTTGAACGTCATGATAATGCAGATGAACGAACGCCGGAACCGCCCGGTGACCCTGGACTCGTCCAGCGACTATTACCGCCGCATCGTCGAAAAGGTGCGCCTCGCAGAGGAACGGTTCGGCAATCCCGACAAGGGACACCAGTAA
- the era gene encoding GTPase Era: MHKFGMIALIGPPNAGKSTLMNTYLGQKVAIVSPKPQTTRNRISGILTTDDAQLVFLDTPGIHRLRGKMNRFLLESAWNALASSDAVVVLVDAALYCAKPQLIDKEIGPLVKPVGESGRPVLVAVNKIDRIKEKDQLLPFMARLSELWPEAEFVPVSALRAKGTEELLERILAHTPEGPQMFPEDQISTVPLRFMASEIIREKLFYSLRQELPYSTAVEIEQWDEDSREDMVVINAVIYTSRKGHKGMIIGKQGANLKAIGTQARQEIAELIGQKVHLELWVKVREGWTEDPGFLRTLGLGE; the protein is encoded by the coding sequence ATGCATAAATTCGGTATGATCGCCCTGATCGGGCCGCCCAATGCGGGCAAATCCACCCTGATGAACACCTATCTCGGTCAGAAGGTGGCCATCGTTTCGCCCAAGCCCCAGACCACGCGCAACCGCATCAGCGGCATCCTGACCACGGACGACGCGCAACTGGTCTTTCTGGATACCCCCGGCATCCACCGGCTGCGCGGCAAGATGAACCGCTTCCTGCTGGAGTCGGCCTGGAACGCCCTGGCCTCGTCCGACGCCGTGGTGGTCCTGGTGGACGCGGCGCTCTATTGCGCCAAACCCCAGCTCATCGACAAGGAGATAGGCCCCCTGGTCAAGCCTGTCGGCGAGTCCGGACGCCCGGTGCTGGTGGCCGTGAACAAGATCGACCGCATCAAGGAAAAAGATCAGCTCCTGCCGTTCATGGCCCGGCTTTCCGAGCTGTGGCCCGAAGCCGAATTCGTGCCCGTGTCGGCCCTGAGGGCCAAGGGCACGGAAGAGCTGCTTGAGCGGATTCTGGCGCACACCCCCGAAGGGCCGCAGATGTTCCCGGAGGACCAGATCTCCACCGTGCCCCTGCGCTTCATGGCCTCGGAGATCATCCGCGAAAAGCTGTTCTATTCGCTCCGTCAGGAACTGCCCTATTCCACGGCCGTGGAGATCGAGCAATGGGACGAGGACTCCCGCGAGGACATGGTCGTCATCAACGCGGTCATCTACACCTCGCGCAAGGGGCACAAGGGCATGATTATCGGCAAGCAAGGCGCGAACCTCAAGGCCATCGGCACGCAGGCCCGTCAGGAGATCGCCGAGCTCATCGGGCAAAAGGTCCACCTGGAATTATGGGTCAAGGTCCGCGAGGGCTGGACCGAGGACCCCGGCTTCCTGCGCACACTGGGCCTGGGCGAATAA
- a CDS encoding EF-hand domain-containing protein, with product MRTLFFALAFALLLCQPVAAKTNYYVNFHSLDADVDGWMSKGEFLVAFPDGDTSVFDQADTNKDGSVSREEWEAYKQAQGSKNHE from the coding sequence ATGAGAACATTGTTTTTTGCATTGGCTTTCGCCCTGCTGCTTTGCCAGCCCGTGGCCGCGAAGACCAACTATTACGTCAACTTCCATTCCCTGGACGCGGACGTGGACGGCTGGATGTCCAAGGGCGAGTTCCTGGTGGCCTTTCCCGACGGCGACACCTCGGTCTTCGACCAGGCCGACACGAACAAGGACGGTTCGGTGTCCCGCGAGGAGTGGGAAGCCTACAAGCAGGCCCAGGGCTCCAAAAATCACGAATAG
- a CDS encoding metal-sensitive transcriptional regulator has protein sequence MEEHLSVEEQTLKKNVLSRMKRIEGQVRGIQGMIESGKECQDILVQVRAVRSALQSANKLILKRYLLRCYAESVESGQDSKESLDKFISVVTGFIEG, from the coding sequence ATGGAAGAGCACCTGAGCGTCGAGGAACAGACCCTGAAGAAAAACGTGCTGTCCCGCATGAAACGCATCGAGGGACAGGTGCGCGGCATCCAGGGCATGATCGAATCCGGCAAGGAGTGCCAGGACATTCTGGTTCAGGTGCGGGCCGTGCGTTCCGCCCTGCAATCGGCCAACAAGCTGATCCTCAAGCGCTACCTGCTCAGGTGCTACGCCGAGTCCGTGGAGAGCGGCCAGGATTCCAAGGAGTCCCTGGACAAATTCATCTCCGTGGTCACCGGCTTCATCGAAGGCTGA
- a CDS encoding molecular chaperone TorD family protein, which produces MSISQSNLFLLKMTELCAAVFRGPSEQEWAQMATHAVPELLDRVQEFPGFPADAITAFGDALASYADIGFFSALEAEYVRLFIAAPGGVPVPLYESCHSNAGRRVMGASSLAMRDRLTEVGLEVGSMSNEPPDHLSLELEYLFHLCSKGWTDEPGAAEQGARFAGEVMLPWVSRFREALAAAGTEAGPGQVYLAGADLVLALLTVVAEG; this is translated from the coding sequence ATGTCCATTTCCCAATCGAATCTCTTTCTGCTCAAGATGACGGAATTATGCGCCGCCGTGTTCCGGGGGCCGAGCGAACAGGAGTGGGCCCAAATGGCCACCCATGCAGTGCCCGAACTCCTTGACCGTGTCCAGGAATTTCCCGGCTTCCCGGCCGACGCCATCACGGCCTTCGGCGACGCGCTCGCGTCCTACGCCGACATAGGCTTCTTCTCGGCGCTGGAAGCGGAATACGTCCGCCTGTTCATCGCCGCACCGGGCGGCGTGCCGGTCCCGCTCTACGAATCCTGCCATTCCAACGCCGGTCGCCGGGTCATGGGCGCAAGCTCCCTGGCCATGCGCGACCGGCTGACCGAAGTCGGGCTCGAAGTCGGGTCCATGTCCAACGAGCCGCCCGACCACCTGTCCCTGGAGCTGGAATATCTCTTCCACCTCTGCTCCAAGGGCTGGACTGACGAGCCTGGCGCAGCCGAACAGGGCGCCCGATTCGCGGGAGAAGTCATGCTTCCGTGGGTGAGCCGCTTCCGCGAGGCCCTGGCTGCGGCCGGGACGGAGGCGGGACCGGGCCAGGTCTACCTGGCCGGAGCCGACCTTGTCCTGGCCCTGCTCACGGTCGTGGCCGAAGGCTGA
- a CDS encoding rhodanese-like domain-containing protein: MSRNIIRMAWLLLASCVLAAAPARADENEVWWASAQAEARRDDYRLIDDDGLKRLVDDKTDMVLLDARADYEFEAGHIPGAANLEFDLGDDLDLSPEKRRALAALMGPDRDRLLVIYCRSFRULRSSIAARWAARLGYTRVYRYPAGFHGWKERHPDRIEGTPQAVHVLAVGDDFPTCRVAVLNGDEDREYLELPEGARFLQLSELKARFVLIQLYNTLCNDCVAETKMLTRFFKKVEADPELAGVLKIIGIGVYDSNLAVVRFRKHYDVAYPLFSDRSGQIFECLGQAELPLAYLVRARGDGTWRIELIKRGYFEPDERFLDVLRSAVKRPSGGQPSATTVSRARTRSAPAR, from the coding sequence ATGTCGAGAAACATCATCCGTATGGCATGGCTGCTCCTCGCCTCGTGCGTTCTGGCCGCAGCGCCCGCCCGGGCCGACGAAAACGAGGTCTGGTGGGCATCGGCCCAGGCCGAGGCCCGGCGCGACGACTATCGCCTGATCGACGACGACGGGCTGAAAAGGTTGGTTGACGACAAGACGGACATGGTCCTGCTCGACGCCCGGGCGGATTACGAATTCGAGGCCGGGCACATCCCCGGCGCGGCCAACCTGGAGTTCGACCTGGGCGACGATCTGGATCTCTCCCCGGAGAAACGCCGGGCCCTGGCCGCTCTCATGGGGCCGGACCGGGATAGGCTGCTGGTCATCTACTGCCGGAGCTTCAGGTGACTGCGCAGCTCCATTGCGGCGCGCTGGGCAGCGCGTCTCGGCTACACCCGGGTATATCGGTATCCGGCGGGTTTTCACGGTTGGAAGGAGCGGCATCCCGACCGGATCGAGGGTACGCCCCAGGCGGTCCATGTACTGGCCGTTGGCGACGACTTCCCCACCTGCCGGGTGGCGGTGCTCAACGGCGACGAGGACCGGGAGTACCTGGAACTGCCCGAGGGGGCCCGGTTCCTGCAACTCTCGGAACTCAAGGCGCGCTTCGTGCTCATTCAGCTCTACAACACCCTGTGCAACGATTGCGTGGCCGAGACCAAGATGCTGACGCGGTTTTTCAAGAAGGTGGAGGCGGACCCGGAGCTGGCCGGGGTGCTCAAGATCATCGGCATCGGGGTGTACGATTCCAACTTGGCCGTGGTCCGGTTCCGCAAGCATTACGACGTGGCCTACCCGCTGTTTTCGGACCGAAGCGGGCAGATATTCGAGTGCCTGGGCCAGGCCGAGCTGCCCCTGGCCTACCTGGTCCGGGCCCGGGGCGACGGCACTTGGCGCATCGAATTGATCAAGCGGGGATACTTCGAGCCGGACGAGCGGTTCCTCGACGTGCTCCGTTCGGCGGTCAAGCGGCCGTCCGGGGGTCAGCCTTCGGCCACGACCGTGAGCAGGGCCAGGACAAGGTCGGCTCCGGCCAGGTAG
- a CDS encoding rhodanese-like domain-containing protein, which yields MHRKLIAAALLLAFAVTAVAAPAMAQEQVKFKQFHSIVDYKFVAKYAKMPKPKGVMIIDSRPYKPKYVDGYIPTAVSIPASQFDKMIDKLPEDKSALLVFYCGGYACPLSHKSAFAAEALGYTNVKVYAAGFPDWKKHAPYYSIGLENLSARINEGGKYMLIDARPYKKFLEGAIPSAIGIPERDFADKRGLLPVDKADSTLIYYCGGYACALSHKSAVMARSLGYKNVLVAEAGYPGWKEMFGGTDSAVVAGEAEGAVDTEWFLKTIKDSPSAILLIDVRDPEEFAAGHFPSAINMPVDMVEKQAKEIPTDKPIVFSCVTGARAGEAYYLFKDIRPDVENVFYLEATNSFGDDNSYEVHPNK from the coding sequence ATGCACAGGAAATTGATTGCCGCGGCCCTGCTGCTGGCGTTTGCCGTGACGGCCGTGGCCGCTCCGGCCATGGCTCAAGAGCAGGTCAAATTCAAGCAGTTTCATTCCATCGTGGACTACAAGTTCGTGGCCAAGTACGCCAAGATGCCCAAACCCAAGGGCGTGATGATCATCGATTCCAGACCGTACAAGCCCAAGTACGTGGACGGCTACATCCCCACGGCCGTGTCCATTCCGGCCAGCCAGTTCGACAAGATGATCGACAAGCTGCCCGAGGACAAGAGCGCGCTGCTGGTCTTCTACTGCGGTGGCTATGCCTGCCCCCTGTCGCACAAGTCCGCCTTCGCGGCCGAGGCTCTGGGCTACACCAACGTCAAGGTCTACGCCGCCGGGTTCCCGGACTGGAAGAAGCACGCGCCCTACTACTCCATCGGCCTGGAGAACCTTTCCGCGCGCATCAATGAAGGCGGCAAGTATATGCTCATCGACGCACGGCCCTACAAGAAGTTTCTGGAAGGGGCCATCCCGTCGGCCATCGGCATTCCCGAGCGCGACTTCGCGGACAAGCGCGGCCTGCTGCCCGTGGACAAGGCCGATTCCACGCTGATCTACTATTGCGGCGGCTATGCCTGCGCCCTGTCCCACAAGTCCGCGGTCATGGCCCGCTCGCTTGGTTACAAGAACGTGCTCGTGGCCGAGGCGGGCTATCCCGGCTGGAAGGAGATGTTCGGCGGCACGGACAGCGCCGTGGTCGCGGGCGAGGCCGAGGGCGCGGTGGACACCGAGTGGTTTCTGAAGACCATCAAGGACAGTCCGTCCGCCATCCTGCTCATCGACGTGCGCGACCCCGAGGAGTTCGCAGCGGGGCATTTCCCGTCCGCCATCAACATGCCCGTGGACATGGTCGAGAAGCAGGCCAAGGAGATCCCCACGGACAAGCCCATCGTCTTCTCCTGCGTCACGGGAGCGCGCGCGGGCGAGGCCTATTACCTGTTCAAGGACATTCGTCCCGACGTGGAAAACGTCTTCTATCTTGAAGCCACCAATTCCTTCGGCGACGACAACAGCTACGAGGTCCATCCCAACAAGTAG
- a CDS encoding cytochrome b/b6 domain-containing protein, whose translation MPGKTYKRHDRSDIFIHWFNAACWLLLLLTGVGLIQNPDIDPFGSGYPAWLRSAVGGGGNLLAIHEFIGLAWIAGFILYLLVNFRGARFFLAEVFAVSPARDMGWMLKKMILMTLGPKALKMVGVSPDLPDQGYYNMGQKAFAQASVVGGVVIAATGVIMYLSDRTFGAESTGMIGWAVTLHFLAVGLVFAGLLVHVYMAAVSPEERPGFKSMFTGVVPDDYARHHHRLWWEKVRIESERGSE comes from the coding sequence ATGCCCGGTAAAACCTACAAGCGGCACGACCGCTCCGACATCTTCATCCATTGGTTCAACGCGGCCTGCTGGCTGCTGCTCCTGCTCACCGGCGTGGGGCTCATCCAAAACCCGGACATCGATCCGTTCGGCTCGGGCTATCCGGCCTGGCTGCGTTCGGCGGTCGGCGGCGGGGGCAATCTGCTGGCCATCCACGAATTCATCGGCCTGGCCTGGATCGCGGGCTTTATCCTCTACCTGCTGGTCAACTTCCGGGGAGCCCGTTTCTTCCTGGCCGAGGTCTTCGCGGTCAGCCCGGCCCGGGACATGGGCTGGATGCTCAAGAAGATGATCCTCATGACCCTGGGGCCCAAGGCTCTGAAGATGGTCGGCGTCAGCCCGGACCTGCCGGACCAGGGATACTACAACATGGGCCAGAAGGCGTTCGCCCAGGCCTCGGTGGTCGGCGGCGTGGTCATTGCCGCCACCGGCGTGATCATGTACCTGTCCGACCGCACCTTCGGCGCCGAGTCCACGGGTATGATCGGCTGGGCCGTGACCCTGCATTTCCTTGCCGTGGGCCTGGTTTTCGCGGGCCTGCTGGTCCACGTTTACATGGCGGCCGTCTCGCCCGAGGAGCGGCCCGGTTTCAAGTCCATGTTCACCGGCGTGGTCCCGGACGACTACGCCCGGCACCATCACCGTCTCTGGTGGGAAAAGGTCAGGATCGAATCCGAGAGGGGCTCGGAGTAG
- a CDS encoding 4Fe-4S dicluster domain-containing protein, with translation MAQQLAMVIDAAKCIDCKGCVAACKVANNVPEGQSRNWIKHADVPVAPGVAQAKARFQPGACMHCENPTCVAACPTGATYRDPETGMVVIDETLCIGCGNCLPACPYDARYRNAVTRKADKCNYCPERRAVGLPPACVDTCPTKARVFGDINDPTSAAGVLYRKNEERLTRVAAGTDTKPNMYYLGDPGPEAWGRKAVVPASMTVMKESAPFIKGIVALSGLGVLAMLGRQLFAGDGDTHDTKHKEDGDAR, from the coding sequence ATGGCACAGCAACTTGCCATGGTCATCGATGCGGCCAAGTGCATCGACTGCAAGGGGTGCGTGGCCGCCTGCAAGGTGGCCAACAACGTGCCCGAGGGCCAGTCCCGCAACTGGATCAAGCATGCCGACGTGCCGGTGGCGCCCGGCGTCGCCCAGGCCAAGGCCCGGTTCCAGCCCGGGGCCTGCATGCACTGCGAGAACCCCACATGTGTGGCCGCCTGTCCCACGGGCGCGACCTACAGGGACCCGGAGACCGGGATGGTCGTTATCGACGAGACCCTGTGCATCGGCTGCGGCAACTGCCTTCCGGCCTGCCCCTACGACGCCCGCTACCGCAACGCGGTCACACGCAAGGCGGACAAGTGCAACTACTGTCCCGAACGGCGCGCCGTCGGGCTGCCGCCCGCCTGCGTGGACACCTGCCCGACCAAGGCGCGTGTCTTCGGCGACATCAACGACCCGACCAGCGCGGCGGGCGTCCTCTACCGCAAGAACGAGGAGCGCCTGACCCGGGTGGCGGCCGGGACCGACACCAAGCCGAACATGTACTACCTCGGCGATCCCGGGCCCGAGGCCTGGGGGCGCAAGGCCGTGGTGCCCGCCTCCATGACGGTCATGAAGGAGTCTGCGCCGTTCATCAAGGGCATCGTGGCCCTGTCCGGCCTCGGCGTTCTGGCCATGCTGGGCCGCCAGCTCTTCGCGGGGGACGGCGACACGCACGACACGAAGCACAAGGAGGACGGCGATGCCCGGTAA